In the genome of Candidatus Ruthia magnifica str. Cm (Calyptogena magnifica), one region contains:
- the atpA gene encoding F0F1 ATP synthase subunit alpha: MQLNAHEISDLIKKQIEGFDFDAEVRTEGSVVSVSDGIVRIHGLADVQFGEMLEFPNNTFGMALNLEQNSVGAVILGDYLHISEGDVVKCTNRLVEVPVGEAMLGRVVNPLGKAIDGKDDIDVQGARPLEIMAPGVINRKSVDQPIQTGIKAIDAMVPVGRGQRELIIGDRQTGKTAVAIDTIINQKDSGIRCVYVAIGQKDSSVAAVVRKLEEYGALENTIIVTAGAASAPALQYIAPYAGCTMAEYFRDRGEDALIVYDDLTKQAWAYREVSLLLKRPPGREAYPGDVFYLHSRLLERASRVNAEYVEKMTNGEVKGKTGSLTALPIIETQGGDVSAFVPTNVISITDGQIFLETDLFNAGIRPAINAGLSVSRVGGSAQTNIIKKLGGGIRLDLAQYRELAAFAQFSSDLDSETKAQIDRGQRVTELMKQNQYSPLSIAEMATSLFAVNSGLLDDIEVNKVVDFEAALIAYMNANQILLMSKINDTGDYNDKISNELQAAIDDFKQNHTW; this comes from the coding sequence ATGCAATTAAACGCTCATGAAATTAGTGATCTAATTAAAAAACAAATAGAAGGATTTGACTTTGACGCTGAGGTGCGTACAGAGGGTAGTGTGGTTAGTGTGAGTGATGGAATTGTCCGTATTCATGGGTTGGCTGATGTACAATTTGGTGAGATGCTTGAATTTCCAAATAACACCTTTGGTATGGCGCTTAATTTAGAGCAAAATAGTGTTGGTGCGGTTATTCTGGGTGATTATTTGCATATTTCAGAAGGTGATGTCGTTAAATGCACCAATCGTTTGGTTGAAGTGCCTGTTGGTGAAGCCATGTTAGGGCGAGTGGTTAATCCATTAGGTAAGGCCATTGATGGTAAAGATGATATTGATGTTCAAGGCGCACGACCGTTAGAAATAATGGCACCTGGCGTGATTAATCGTAAATCAGTAGACCAACCTATTCAAACAGGTATTAAAGCGATTGATGCAATGGTGCCAGTGGGTCGTGGTCAGCGTGAGTTAATTATTGGCGATCGTCAAACAGGTAAAACAGCTGTAGCGATTGATACGATTATCAATCAAAAAGACAGCGGTATTCGTTGTGTATATGTTGCTATTGGTCAAAAAGATTCATCAGTAGCGGCGGTTGTGCGTAAATTAGAAGAATACGGCGCATTGGAAAACACTATTATTGTGACTGCAGGCGCAGCATCAGCGCCTGCACTACAATATATTGCACCTTATGCAGGATGCACTATGGCTGAGTATTTTCGTGATCGAGGCGAAGATGCGCTGATTGTTTATGACGATTTAACCAAGCAAGCTTGGGCTTATCGTGAGGTTTCTTTATTGCTTAAACGTCCACCAGGGCGTGAGGCTTATCCAGGTGATGTGTTCTATCTACATTCACGTTTGCTTGAGCGTGCCTCACGTGTTAATGCAGAATATGTAGAAAAGATGACTAATGGTGAAGTTAAGGGTAAAACAGGCTCTTTAACAGCATTGCCAATTATTGAAACGCAAGGTGGAGATGTATCAGCATTTGTTCCTACCAATGTTATTTCAATAACGGATGGTCAAATTTTCTTAGAAACAGATTTATTCAATGCAGGTATTCGTCCAGCGATTAACGCAGGTTTATCAGTATCACGTGTTGGTGGTTCAGCGCAGACCAATATTATTAAAAAACTAGGTGGTGGTATTCGTCTTGATTTGGCGCAATATCGTGAATTGGCAGCTTTTGCACAATTTTCCTCTGATCTTGATTCAGAGACCAAGGCACAAATTGATCGTGGTCAGCGCGTGACAGAATTAATGAAACAAAATCAATACTCGCCTTTATCAATTGCCGAAATGGCAACTTCATTGTTTGCTGTCAATTCAGGTTTGTTAGATGATATTGAGGTAAATAAAGTGGTTGATTTTGAAGCGGCACTAATCGCTTATATGAACGCAAACCAAATATTATTAATGAGTAAAATTAATGATACAGGTGATTACAATGATAAAATT
- a CDS encoding F0F1 ATP synthase subunit delta, with translation MELVVIAKPYANAIFELAQQDKSYLQWKMVLDAGAQLLIDEQMCKFIAFPNVLKQDKLSVIKELLKSILARELSGHEVTFIGILLNNNRINALPSIATLFESLINTTNDAKMFNVISAYQLSELEKKQIVRDLTNQYNKVVNIDAVIDKDLVGGVIIKDGDKVIDMSIKARVNELELRLSKTH, from the coding sequence ATGGAATTAGTCGTCATTGCCAAACCTTATGCTAATGCAATTTTTGAGTTGGCACAGCAAGATAAATCGTATTTGCAGTGGAAAATGGTTTTAGATGCAGGTGCACAGTTACTTATTGATGAGCAGATGTGTAAATTTATCGCTTTTCCTAACGTTTTAAAACAAGATAAATTAAGTGTTATTAAGGAATTACTCAAGTCAATATTGGCAAGAGAATTGAGCGGGCATGAAGTAACGTTTATTGGCATATTATTAAACAATAATCGCATCAATGCTTTGCCAAGTATTGCCACCTTGTTTGAAAGTTTGATAAATACAACAAATGATGCCAAAATGTTTAATGTTATTAGTGCTTATCAGTTAAGCGAGCTTGAAAAAAAGCAAATTGTGAGAGATTTGACAAATCAATACAACAAAGTAGTAAACATTGATGCCGTTATAGATAAAGACTTAGTAGGTGGTGTTATTATTAAAGATGGTGATAAAGTTATCGATATGTCAATCAAAGCTCGAGTGAATGAGTTGGAGTTGCGTTTATCAAAAACACACTAA
- a CDS encoding F0F1 ATP synthase subunit B: protein MNINLTMFGQLIMFTMFTWFCMKFVWPPIVMTMEERKKRIESGLLAAERGRSEQEEMQAKAQEMINQSKDQAAEIIANATRQASNMVEDAKDVALKEAGKVKAQAQAQLEQDTIQTRNELKNQMSDLIMQGVSVVLAKEVDVKVHQKMLGKLSQSLS, encoded by the coding sequence ATGAATATTAATTTGACAATGTTTGGGCAATTAATCATGTTTACCATGTTTACTTGGTTTTGCATGAAATTTGTTTGGCCTCCTATTGTGATGACCATGGAAGAGCGTAAAAAACGTATTGAAAGTGGTTTATTGGCGGCGGAGCGTGGCCGTTCTGAACAAGAAGAAATGCAAGCTAAAGCTCAAGAAATGATTAATCAATCTAAAGACCAGGCAGCTGAGATTATTGCAAATGCCACTCGTCAAGCGTCAAATATGGTTGAAGATGCGAAGGATGTTGCTTTAAAAGAAGCGGGTAAAGTAAAGGCGCAAGCACAGGCGCAGCTTGAACAAGATACAATTCAAACTCGTAATGAGTTAAAAAATCAAATGTCTGACTTGATTATGCAAGGTGTTAGTGTAGTACTTGCCAAGGAAGTTGATGTGAAAGTACACCAAAAAATGTTGGGTAAATTGTCACAATCACTGTCGTAA
- the atpE gene encoding F0F1 ATP synthase subunit C, with protein sequence MEQSILFLAGSILMGLGALGAAVGIGILGARFLEGAARQPELIPMLRTQMFIVMGLVDAVPMIAVGISMYILFAVAG encoded by the coding sequence ATGGAACAGAGTATTTTATTTTTAGCAGGTTCAATTTTAATGGGCTTAGGTGCGCTGGGTGCAGCAGTTGGTATTGGTATTTTAGGTGCAAGATTTTTAGAAGGGGCGGCGCGTCAACCAGAGTTAATTCCAATGCTTAGAACGCAAATGTTTATTGTTATGGGTTTAGTGGATGCGGTGCCAATGATTGCTGTTGGTATTTCAATGTATATTTTATTTGCGGTTGCAGGATAA
- the atpB gene encoding F0F1 ATP synthase subunit A, translated as MSATNEVITSGSYIKHHLQNLTYGQFPDGHWRFAHTTSEAKEMGFWAFHLDTLSISFILGALFLIFFYKVGKKMTSDTPSGAQNFIESVIDFINDNVRGSFNSQNPMVAPLALTTFIWIVLMNTMDLVPVDWLPYVAQQIGVWLGADPHHVFFKMVPTADPNATLGMSIGIFILIIYYSIKEKGAGGFAAELTFHPFGKMMLPFNLFLEGVNLIAKPVSLALRLFGNMYAGEMIFILIALLPFWVQWSLSLPWAIFHILIVLLQAFIFMTLVIVYMDMAHQKKH; from the coding sequence ATGTCAGCGACAAATGAAGTTATAACTTCTGGTAGCTATATTAAGCACCATTTACAAAATTTGACATATGGTCAATTTCCAGATGGACATTGGAGGTTTGCGCACACTACAAGCGAAGCAAAAGAAATGGGTTTTTGGGCCTTTCATCTTGACACATTGAGTATTTCCTTTATATTGGGCGCTTTATTTTTAATCTTTTTTTATAAAGTGGGTAAAAAAATGACCTCCGATACCCCTTCAGGGGCGCAAAATTTTATTGAAAGTGTAATTGATTTTATTAACGATAATGTTCGTGGCTCGTTTAATAGTCAAAATCCTATGGTTGCGCCATTAGCACTCACTACTTTTATTTGGATTGTGTTAATGAACACCATGGATTTGGTTCCAGTCGACTGGTTGCCATATGTAGCACAGCAAATCGGCGTTTGGCTTGGTGCTGATCCACATCACGTTTTCTTCAAGATGGTACCAACTGCTGACCCGAATGCTACCCTTGGTATGTCAATTGGTATTTTCATTCTTATTATTTATTACAGCATTAAGGAAAAAGGTGCAGGAGGTTTTGCAGCAGAATTAACCTTTCATCCGTTTGGTAAAATGATGTTGCCGTTTAATTTGTTTTTAGAAGGGGTGAATTTAATTGCCAAGCCTGTTTCATTGGCATTACGTTTATTTGGTAATATGTACGCAGGAGAGATGATTTTTATTCTCATCGCTTTATTGCCATTCTGGGTTCAGTGGAGTTTGTCTTTGCCATGGGCAATTTTCCATATTTTAATTGTATTGTTACAAGCTTTTATTTTTATGACTTTGGTCATTGTGTATATGGACATGGCTCATCAAAAAAAGCATTAA
- a CDS encoding ATP synthase subunit I gives MATDNGWPKAQLGMLLTVGVYFAINGVALAAIYGSMISLLNTSLINRSTNKQRRQLGISAGASVSMVVVSVVMRMAMLVALTLFGLLILKLSPEALIIGLVLGQVGFLIDKVINK, from the coding sequence TTGGCAACAGATAATGGATGGCCAAAGGCACAATTAGGCATGTTGTTAACAGTGGGTGTTTATTTTGCCATTAATGGTGTGGCTTTAGCAGCAATTTATGGCAGTATGATTAGCTTGTTAAATACAAGTTTAATCAATAGGAGCACAAATAAACAAAGAAGACAATTAGGTATTAGCGCAGGAGCTAGCGTTAGTATGGTAGTAGTGAGTGTTGTTATGCGTATGGCTATGTTGGTGGCATTGACTTTATTCGGCTTATTGATTTTAAAGTTATCACCAGAGGCGCTAATTATTGGCTTGGTTTTGGGTCAAGTTGGTTTTTTAATAGATAAGGTTATAAATAAGTAA
- a CDS encoding NAD(P)/FAD-dependent oxidoreductase: MAHVVVIGASTGGLPFAYDIKKTLGKDHKVTVISNNPNFNFIPSNPWLAVGWRSEEDISFLLEPHLKRKNIGLIIGEASEIKPNDNQVMVGDRIVDYDYLVLATGPKLAFDEVEGLGPEGHSVSICTTAHAESARQKWEEFCSNGGGPIVVGAVQGASCFGPVYEFACIMDTDLKKRSIRDKCPITFVTAEPYIGHLGLGGVGDSKSLLESEFRKRHIKWIINAKVTNVTIDNVTVDQANDEGEVIKTIEIATQYTMMLPAFKGVDIVAKLADVDAGFVNPRGFVMVNDYQQSPVKSNIFSIGVNIAIPPVEATPVMCGTPKTGYMIESMVTAVVHNIEEMLANKAPSHIPTWNAVCIADMGDTAATFVAMPQIPPRNVTWAKKGKIMHIAKIAFEKFFIRNMKTGNSEPVYQKYIFKMLGIERLKKNRHS, from the coding sequence ATGGCCCATGTTGTTGTTATTGGTGCAAGCACAGGCGGACTACCTTTTGCCTATGATATTAAAAAAACATTAGGAAAGGATCACAAGGTAACGGTTATTTCCAACAATCCAAACTTTAACTTTATTCCTTCAAATCCTTGGCTAGCAGTTGGTTGGCGCAGTGAAGAGGACATTAGTTTTTTACTTGAACCTCATTTGAAACGCAAAAATATTGGGCTTATTATCGGCGAGGCCAGTGAAATCAAACCTAATGATAATCAAGTCATGGTTGGCGATCGGATTGTAGATTATGACTATCTAGTGCTAGCAACAGGTCCTAAATTAGCCTTTGATGAAGTTGAAGGCTTAGGCCCTGAGGGCCATAGCGTTTCAATTTGTACCACTGCCCATGCTGAATCAGCACGCCAAAAGTGGGAAGAGTTTTGTTCGAATGGCGGTGGTCCAATTGTTGTGGGCGCGGTGCAAGGCGCTTCCTGTTTTGGTCCAGTTTATGAATTTGCATGTATCATGGATACTGATCTTAAAAAACGAAGTATTCGTGATAAATGCCCCATCACCTTTGTGACTGCAGAGCCTTATATTGGCCATCTAGGTCTGGGTGGTGTGGGTGATTCAAAAAGTCTGTTAGAATCAGAATTCAGGAAACGCCATATCAAGTGGATTATCAATGCCAAGGTGACTAATGTCACCATAGATAATGTAACCGTAGATCAAGCTAACGACGAAGGAGAAGTGATTAAAACTATTGAGATTGCCACCCAATATACCATGATGTTGCCAGCCTTTAAAGGCGTCGATATAGTTGCAAAATTAGCCGATGTAGATGCAGGATTTGTTAATCCACGTGGCTTTGTTATGGTGAATGATTATCAACAATCCCCTGTTAAAAGTAATATTTTTTCAATTGGTGTAAATATCGCTATTCCACCTGTTGAGGCAACTCCTGTTATGTGCGGCACGCCAAAAACAGGCTATATGATTGAATCCATGGTCACCGCTGTTGTACATAATATTGAAGAAATGCTTGCCAATAAAGCGCCTTCTCATATCCCAACTTGGAATGCTGTTTGTATTGCTGACATGGGTGATACAGCTGCAACCTTTGTCGCCATGCCGCAAATTCCACCTAGAAACGTTACTTGGGCTAAAAAAGGTAAAATAATGCACATTGCTAAAATTGCCTTTGAAAAATTTTTCATTCGCAACATGAAAACAGGTAACTCAGAACCTGTCTATCAAAAGTACATTTTTAAAATGCTAGGCATTGAGCGTTTAAAGAAAAATAGACACTCCTAA
- a CDS encoding NAD(+) kinase: protein MFNIIGIITKPNDSVSKGTAIELSEFLSTQGVGVVFDDKSIAQQADLIIVLGGDGSLLNAARSFVDNNIPILGINLGRLGFLADVPLTGMFDIVSEVLNGKYTKEERCLLSCQIKQNSETLDNFLALNDVVIHRKEHLKMVEFDVYIDDKFVNNQRADGLIITTPTGSTAYALSSGGPIMHPGVNAIGLVSICPHTMSHRPLLMPGNSEIVIQVKDSDDGAIVSFDGQISVAIKAGQDIRVFQHSSFIYLLHPKDYDYFEIIRSKLHWGHKL from the coding sequence ATGTTTAACATAATTGGTATTATCACCAAACCTAACGATTCTGTGAGTAAAGGTACAGCTATTGAGTTGAGTGAATTTTTATCAACTCAAGGCGTGGGTGTGGTATTTGATGATAAAAGTATTGCCCAACAAGCAGATTTAATTATTGTTTTAGGTGGTGATGGTTCGCTACTTAATGCGGCACGTAGTTTTGTTGATAACAATATCCCAATTTTGGGCATTAATCTTGGACGACTAGGTTTTTTAGCAGATGTGCCATTAACAGGTATGTTTGATATCGTTTCTGAGGTGTTAAATGGTAAATACACCAAAGAGGAGCGCTGTCTACTATCTTGTCAAATAAAGCAGAATAGCGAAACACTAGATAATTTTTTGGCATTGAATGATGTAGTTATTCATCGAAAAGAACATTTAAAGATGGTTGAGTTTGATGTTTATATTGATGATAAATTTGTCAACAATCAACGCGCTGATGGTTTGATTATTACCACACCAACAGGATCAACTGCTTATGCACTATCCAGCGGCGGTCCTATTATGCATCCAGGTGTGAATGCCATTGGCTTAGTATCAATTTGCCCGCATACTATGAGCCATCGTCCCTTATTGATGCCAGGCAATAGTGAAATAGTGATTCAAGTGAAAGATTCAGACGATGGGGCAATTGTTAGTTTTGATGGGCAAATTTCAGTTGCTATTAAAGCTGGACAAGATATTCGTGTGTTTCAGCACAGTAGTTTTATTTATTTATTACATCCAAAGGATTATGATTATTTTGAGATTATTCGTTCTAAATTACACTGGGGTCATAAACTCTAA
- the grpE gene encoding nucleotide exchange factor GrpE, translated as MTKKKSTEKEDINPTIKAVSQTPKEKEDNLKEQLIQAQQSAKDNWDKLLRSQAEMENLKRRNAKDVENAHKFALDSFVKALLEVKDSLSMGIKTAQEEKATVKHIVEGLEMTNKVFLSTLEKFGVVMINPEDEAFNPELHEAVTMIPMPGKDSNSVLEVVQFGFTLNGRLVRPAMVVVAQ; from the coding sequence ATGACAAAAAAAAAATCAACAGAAAAAGAAGATATTAACCCTACCATTAAAGCAGTCTCACAAACACCTAAAGAAAAAGAAGATAACCTGAAAGAACAGTTGATTCAGGCACAACAGTCTGCTAAAGATAACTGGGATAAACTTTTAAGGTCTCAAGCAGAAATGGAAAACTTAAAACGTCGCAACGCTAAAGATGTTGAAAATGCACACAAGTTTGCACTAGATAGTTTTGTTAAAGCATTACTTGAGGTCAAAGACTCGTTAAGCATGGGAATTAAAACCGCACAAGAAGAAAAAGCCACCGTTAAGCATATTGTTGAAGGTCTAGAAATGACTAATAAAGTTTTTCTCTCAACCCTAGAAAAATTTGGCGTAGTAATGATTAACCCAGAAGACGAGGCCTTTAACCCAGAATTACACGAAGCCGTTACCATGATACCCATGCCAGGTAAGGACTCAAATTCTGTTTTAGAAGTCGTACAATTTGGTTTTACTTTAAATGGTCGTTTGGTTCGCCCAGCAATGGTTGTGGTAGCCCAATAG